The following coding sequences lie in one Streptomyces albofaciens JCM 4342 genomic window:
- a CDS encoding roadblock/LC7 domain-containing protein, with protein MTAPKAAAASAESKGPQGSGELNWLLDELVDRVGSIRKALILSSDGLATGASQDLTREDAEHLAAVASGFHSLAKGVGRHFEAGRVRQTLVELEEAFLFVSAAGDGSCLAVLADADSDVGLVAYEMTLLVKRVGAHLGTAPRAGQPAGG; from the coding sequence ATGACCGCACCGAAGGCAGCAGCGGCCAGTGCCGAGTCGAAGGGCCCGCAGGGATCGGGCGAGCTGAACTGGCTCCTGGACGAACTGGTCGACCGGGTGGGCAGCATCCGCAAGGCGCTCATCCTCTCCAGCGACGGCCTGGCCACCGGAGCGTCCCAGGACCTCACCCGTGAGGACGCCGAACACCTCGCGGCGGTCGCCTCCGGCTTCCACAGCCTCGCCAAGGGCGTCGGCCGGCACTTCGAGGCGGGCCGGGTGCGGCAGACGCTGGTCGAACTGGAGGAAGCGTTCCTGTTCGTCAGCGCCGCGGGCGACGGCAGCTGTCTGGCCGTCCTCGCCGACGCCGACTCCGACGTGGGGCTCGTCGCGTACGAGATGACGCTGCTCGTCAAGCGGGTGGGCGCCCACCTGGGCACCGCGCCCCGGGCCGGGCAGCCCGCCGGCGGCTGA